One genomic window of Nicotiana sylvestris chromosome 10, ASM39365v2, whole genome shotgun sequence includes the following:
- the LOC138879845 gene encoding uncharacterized protein: MVDFDVILGMDWLLPHYATLDCHIKIVTLAMPGVSRVEWRGTLDHTPCRVVSFPKAQRMVSKGYDAYLTYVIEVSVDTPIVDSVLVVWDFPDVFATDLRGMPPDRDIGFSIDLLPGTQPISIPPYRMAPPKLKELKKLLQDLLDKGFIRPSVSPWVLLSCL, translated from the coding sequence atggtagattttgatgttatcttgggcatggactggttgttgccccattatgctacTCTTGATTGTCACATCAaaatcgtgacgctggctatgccaggtgtatcgcgagtagagtggaggggcactttagatcacactccctgTAGAGTTGTTTCTTTCCCtaaggctcagcgaatggtttCGAAGGGGTATGATGCGTATCTGACCTATGTGATAGAggttagtgttgatacccctatagttgattcagtcctagtagtatggGACTTCCCTGATGTGTTTGCAACTGATCTTcggggtatgccacccgatagagatattggtTTTAGCATTGATCttttgccgggcactcagcccatttctattcctccgtatcgtatggccccgcctaagttgaaggagttgaagaaaCTAttacaagatttgcttgataagggttttattcggcctagtgtatcaccttgggtgctcctatcttgtttgtga